CGCCAGCTCGCCGTTGGCGGTGTCGGCCAGCCGGGGTGCGTTGGTGTGGTCGACGACGGCGACCACGCCCGCGTGGTCGAGCGCGGCCGAGGTGTCGATCGCGGTCACCCGCCCGCGGGCGATGGTGGACGTCACCAGCCACAGGTGCAGCGGATCGCCCGGCACCTCCGGGCCCGCCGACTGCTCGACGGTGTAGCGGGCCTGCCCGGTGACCTTCTCGCGGCCGTCGAGCCGGCGCACCGGCGTGCCCATGACGACCGCCTCGACGGGGCGGGTGGCGTGCTGGACCTGGTCGCTCATCAGGCTGCCCCCTCCGTGGTCGCGCGGGCCAACCGGCCGAGCACCAGTGCCGTGGCGTTGCGGACCATCGGCACCTTGTAGGCCGTCTCCTCGTCGGTCTCGGCGGCCTCGAGCTCGAGCGTCGCTGCGTCGCGTGCCGCGTCCTCGCTGAACCGCGTCCCGCGCAGCGCCTCCTCGGCGCGGGTCGCCCGCCACGGCTTGTGGGCGACACCGCCCCAGGCGATGCGCACGTCGCGCACGGTGTCACCGTCCAGGTCGAGACAGGCGGCGACCGACACGAGCGCGAACGCGAACGACGCGCGGTCGCGTGCCTTGTGGTAGCCGGAGACCTGCACCACCGGATCGGCCGGGAGCTCGACCGCGGTGATCAGCTCGCCGTGCGCCAGCGTGGTGTCGCGCTGCGGCTCATCACCCGGGAGCCGGTGCAGCTCGGACATCGGCAGACGTCGCTCACCGTCCGTGCCGAGGACCACGACGCGCGCGTCCACTGCGGCCAGGGCGACGGCCAGGTCGGAGGGGTGCGTCGTGACACAGTCGGGGCTCGCGCCGAGTACGGCGTTGTAGCGGCCGTAGCCGCCGATCGCGGAGCAGCCGGAGCCGGGCTCGCGCTTGTTGCACGGGGTGGAGGCGTCCTGAAAGTAGACGCACCGGGTGCGCTGCAGCAGGTTGCCGCCCGTGGTCGCCTGGTGCCGGATCTGCGGTGACGCGCCGGCCAGCACGGCCTCGGCGACGACCGGGTAGTCGGTGCGCACCCGCGGGTGGGCGCCGAGGTCGCTGTTGCGGACGTTCGCTCCGATCCGCAGGCCCCCGTCCGGCAGGTCCTCGACGCGGTCCAGCGGCAGCCGACTGACATCGACGAGCAGCTCCGGCTCGGTGATGCCCAGCTTCAGGTGGTCGACCAGGTTGGAGCCTCCGGCGAGGAACCGGGCGGACGGGTTGGCGGTGACCAGTGCGACCGCCTCGGCCGCGTCGGTGGCCCGGTGGTAGGCGAGCTCCCTCATGCGCGCACCTCCTGCCCGGACTGCTGGGTCGACTGCTGGACCTGGCGGATCGCGGCGAGGATCCCGCCGTACGCCCCGCACCGGCAGAGGTTGCCGCTCATCCGCTCCCGGATCGTGTCGTCGTCGAGCTCCGCGACCCCGCCTTCTGCCTCGGCCTCGTCGAGCAGCCCGACGACCGAGCAGACCTGGCCCGGGGTGCAGTAGCCGCACTGGAACGCATCGTGCTCGAGGAACGCCTCCTGCACCGGGTGCAGCTCCTCCCCACCCGAACCGTCCGCTCCGCCCAGGCCGTCGGCGGTCACAACCTCGGCACCGTCCACCGCCACGGCGAGCGTCAGGCAGGTGAGGTGGCGACGGCCGTCGAGCAGCACCGTGCAGGTGCCGCACTGCCCGTGGTCGCAGCCCTTCTTCGGCGCCACGATGGCCAGCCGCTCGCGCAGCGCGTCGAGCAGGGTCGTGCGGGCATCGACGGTGAGGGTCCGTGACCGGCCGTCGACGGTCAGGGTGATCTCGGAATCCATGCTCGGGACGGTGCCCCGGCGAGACTTCGCTCACACGGGGCTGACAGCCTCCCTACTCGCTAGTAGATTCCGCGCAACGTCCGTGCCCCGAGCCTCCAGGAGACATCCGTGCAGCAGATCCTCGACGCGATCATGGCGGGCGACACCGCCCCCGAGGACTTCGCCAACCTGGCCCTGCCCGAGTCCTACCGCGCCGCCACGGTGCACAAGGACGAGGTCGACATGTTCGAGGGCGTCGCGAGCCGCGACAAGGACCCGCGCAAGTCCCTGCACGTGGAGGACGTCGCGCTCCCCGAGCTCGGGCCCGGCGAGGCCTACGTCGCGGTGATGGCCTCGGCGATCAACTACAACACCGTGTGGACCTCGATCTTCGAGCCGGTCTCGACCTTCGGCTTCCTCGAGCGCTACGGCCGGCTCTCGCCGCTCACCAAGCGCCACGACCTGCCCTACCACGTGGTCGGCTCCGACCTGTCGGGCGTCGTCCTGCGCACCGGCCCCGGCGTGACCAAGTGGAAGCCGGGCCAGGAGGTCGTGGCGCACTGCCTGTCGGTCGAGCTCGAGGACTCCGACGGCCACAACGACACGATGCTCGACCCGCAGCAGCGGATCTGGGGCTTCGAGACCAACTTCGGCGGACTGGCGCACGTCGCGCTGGTCAAGGCCAACCAGCTCATGCCCAAGCCCGACCACCTCACCTGGGAGGAGGCCGCCTCCCCCGGCCTGGTCAACTGCACGGCGTACCGCCAGCTCGTCTCCGCCAACGGCGGCAACATGAAGCAGGGCGACAACGTGCTCATCTGGGGCGCCTCCGGCGGCCTGGGCGGCTTCGCGACGCAGTACGCCCTCAACGGCGGCGCCACCCCGATCTGCGTGGTCTCCAGCGACGAGAAGGCCGACATCTGCCGCAGCATGGGCGCGGAGCTGATCATCAACCGCAACGCCGAGGGCTACAAGTTCTGGAACGACGAGGGCACGCAGCAGGACCCGCGCGAGTGGAAGCGGTTCGGCTCCAAGATCCGTGAGCTCACCGGCGGCGAGGACATCGACATCGTCTTCGAGCACCCGGGCCGCGAGACCTTCGGCGCGAGCGTCTACGTGACCCGCAAGGGCGGCACCATCACCACCTGCGCCTCGACCTCGGGCTACATGCACGAGTACGACAACCGCTACCTGTGGATGAACCTCAAGCGGATCATCTCCTCGCACTTCGCCAACTACCGCGAGTCGTGGGAGGCCAACCGCCTGGTCATGCAGGGCAAGATCCACCCCACCCTGTCGCGGACCTACCGCCTCGACGACGTCGGCCAGGCCGCGCTCGACGTCCACAAGAACGCCCACCAGGGCAAGGTCGGCGTGCTCTGCCTGGCCCCCGAGGAGGGCCTGGGCGTCCGCGACCACGAGAAGCGCGCCAAGCACGAGACGGAGATCAACCGCTTCCGCGGCGTGTGAGTCTGAACGTCGGCTGAACGGGCGGGTGTTGGGCTGGGGACAGCCCGCACCCGCCCGTAGTCTTTGTCCCAGACGTCCACGCGTGAGGTGAGGGGATCCATGAGCGACCGCAGCGGCCTGTCCATCTTCGACGACCAGCCGTCGTCCGGAGCGTCGGACGAGCCCACCCAGGTCATCCCGGCGGTGAAGCCGGGAGCCGCGGCGCCTCGCGAGAACGCCCCCGTCCTGCCGCCCAAGCCCGACGGGTTCCCGGTCGCGCGTCGCGGCGGTTATGACAAGGCCGCCGTCGACCGGGCGGTCGCTGCCTTCGACGCGGAGCGCCGCGCGCTGGCCGAGAGCACCGAGGCGGCCCAGCAGCGGGTCCGGGCCCTCGAGGAGCAGCTGGCCGAGGCCCGCACCCAGATCGCCGAGCACAAGAACCCGACGTACGCCGGCCTCGGTGGCCGCGCCTCGGAGATGCTGCGGCTCGCCGAGGAGCAGGCCGACGAGGTCCTCGTGCAGGCGCGCGCTCAGGCCGAGGAGATCCGCCAGCAGGCCACCCGCGAGGCCGAGGCGCTGCGCGCCGACGCGGCGCGTGAGGCCGAGGACATGCGGATCGTGCAGCTCAAGGACCTCGAGGAGACCCGCCAGCTGGCGCTGGCAGCGGTGGAGCAGGAGCGCGCGTCGGCCCGCAGCGAGGCCGAGGACCTGCTGGCCTCGGCCAAGCGCGAGGCCGAGCAGCTGCGCCTGGCGGCCGAGCAGGAGAGCACCACGCTGCGCACCACCGCGCAGCGCGAGGCCGAGAAGGTCCAGGCCTCCGCCGACCGGGAGCTGCAGGAGGCGCGGCGTGTGCTGGCCGTCGAGAAGGAGCGCCTGGCGCGCGAGGCAGCAGACCACCACGAGTCGGCGCTCGCCCAGACCCAGCAGCTCGTCGCCGACGCCGAGGCCCGCGCCAACGCCGCCGAGCAGCGCGCCCGCGAGGCCACGGCCCAGGCCACCGCACAGCGCGACCACGCGCTCTCCGAAGCCGAGCAGACCCTGAGCCGAGCGCGCCGCGAGGCCGAGCAGATCGTCACGACCGCCAAGTCCCAGGCCGCGAGCATCACCGCCAGCGGCCAGGCCGAGGCGGAGCGTCAGCTCGCTTCGCTCCGCGCCGAGGTCGACCGGGTCGCTCGGCGTCGCGACGCGATCGTCGCTCAGCTCGGTGCCCTACGCGACGTCGTCGCGGGCTTCGCCGAGGACGCCACCGACGCACCCTCGGAGCGCCCGGCGCAGCCGGAGAAGCCGGCCGAGGACTGAGTTCAGGCGGCGAGGAAGCGCCGCAGCACCTGCTCGAAGACCGCCGGCTGCTCGGAGTGCACCCAGTGGCCGGCGTTCTTCACCCGCACGCGCTGTGCCTGGGGGAACAACGCACGCATCGCGTCGACGTGCTCGTCGCGCACGTAGCGGGAGTCGGCCCCGGCGATCCACAGCACCGGAGCGTCGTACGGCGTGACGTCGCCCAGCCGGTCGGCGGGCCACCCGCCGAGGTCGTCGAGCTGGTCGCCGAGGACCTGCAGGTTCATCTGCCAGCGCCAGCCCTTACCCTCCCGGCGGAGGTTCTGCAGCAGGAACGCCCGCACGCCCGGGTCCTCGACGGTCTCCGCCATCGCCGCGTCGGCCGCGGACCGGTCGGGCAGCGCGTCGAGGTCCATCGCGCGCATCGTCTCGACGAAGCCCTCGAACTCCCCCCGGCCACCGGCATAGGCGACGGGAGCGATGTCGACCACGCACAGCCGGGCGATCCGCTCGGGGTGGCGCAGCGCGGCGATCATCGCCGCCTTGCCGCCCATGGAGTGACCGACCAGCGTCACCGGGTCGTCGGCGTCGCACAGTGCGGCGATCTCGTCGGCCATGTCGACGTAGTCGAAGCGCTCGCGCCACGGCGAGCGTCCGTGGTGGGGCAGGTCGACGAGCGTGACCCGGTGGTCCTCGGCCAGCGACCGCCCCAGGGTCGACCAGTTGCGCCCCTGGCCGAACAGGCCGTGACAGAACACCACCCGCGAGCCGTGCTCGCCGTGCTCGAAGGTGTGCAGCTGGTCGTTGTCCGGATCGGCGTCGGCGGCGGTCATGGGCCCATTGTCCCCGGCCGCCGCCGACCCAACCGACATCCCTCAGCTGTAGTCGTGGAAGCCCTTGCCCGTCTTGCGACCGAGCCGGCCCTCGGCGACGACCTGCTCCAGCGTGGCGGCCGGGGCGAGACCCGGCTCCTTGAACTCCTCGAAGAGCTCCTTCTGGATCGCCAGGGACACGTCGTTGCCGACCACGTCGAGCAGCTGGAACGGCCCCATCGGGAACCCAGCCTCCGCCTTGATCGCCTCATCGATGGTGGTGAGGTCGTGCTCACCGGCCTCGGCGAGCTTGACGGCGTCGTTGAGGTAGGGGAACAGCAGCGCGTTGACGATGAAGCCGGCGCGGTCACCGCACGACACCGCGACCTTGCCGACCGCCTTGCACAGCGCGCGCACGGTCTCGTCGACGTCGGCGGCGGTCGCGTCGGTGGTGACGACCTCGACCAACTTCATCACCGGCGCGGGGTTGAAGAAGTGCATGCCGATGACCGCCTCGGGGCGCGAGGTGGCGTCGGCGCACGCGGTGATCGGCAGCGAGGAGGTGGTCGTGGCCAGGATCGCGCCGGCTCGGCAGATCCGGTCCAGGTCGGCGAAGAGCTCGGTCTTGACCGCCAGGTCCTCGGCGATCGCCTCGACCACGAGGTCGACGTCGGCGAGCGCCTCGCGGGAGGTCGCCGGGGTCAGCCGGGCGAGCACGTCGCCCTTCGCCGACTCCTCGAACTTGCCCTTCGCGATCGCCTTGTCGAGCGACTTCTCGATGCCGGCGCGCACACCGGCGACCTTCTCATCGCTGCGGCCGACGTAGACGACGTCGTACCCCGCCTTGGCGAAGACCTCGACGATCCCGGAGGCCATCGTCCCGGTGCCGACGACACCCACGGTGCTGATCTGATGGCGCAGCTGCGGCGCGCTGTCGGCCGACGGGGCCTCCTCGTCGTCGACGACCTCGCCGTCGGCGTACGTGTAGAGCCCGCGACCGGCGGCCCGGCCCGTGCGCCCCTCCGCGACCAGCTTCTCCAGCAGGTCGGCGGGCTTGTGCAGCGGGTCGCCGGTCTCGGCGTACCGCGCGGCCAGCGCGTCCCGGACGACGTCGACGCCGGTCGCGTCGATGGTGGCCAGGGGCCCGACCGGGTAGCCGCAGCCGAAGCGCATCCCGGCGTCGATGTCGGCACGCGAGGCGTACCCCTCCTCATACATGCGTACGGCGTGGTTGAGGTAGGGCAGGACGAGCGTCTGGCTGATCTGGGCGTTCGCTGCGGTCATGGCCGAGAGAATGGCACAAATGCTACTGGCGGGTAAGCCCCCGGTTCAGAGGCGTTCTGTGAAAGCCCTCACGTGTCGGCGCGCTCGTCGGCCGGGACCTTCGCGATGTCCCCGCAGCGCAGGCCCTCGCGGAACTCACGCAGCTCGCGCCGGACCACCGGCAACAGCAGGTAGCACGCCAGGAGGTTGACCACGAGACAGGCGAAGAGCATCGCATCGGCGAAGTCGATGACCGAGCCGAAGGAGATCACCGTGCCGACGACCGTGAAGGAGCAGAACACGACCTTGAAGACGTTCTCGCTGCGCCGGCTGCGCCCGAACAGCGTGGTCCACGCCTTCATCGTGTAGTAGCTCCAGGTCAGCAGCGTCGAGTAGGCGAACAGTGCCACGGCGACGGCGAGCACGGCCGGGAACCACGGCAGGAAGGTCTCGAAGGCGTCGGAGGTCACGACGACCCCGTCCGGCGGCGCCCCGCCCCCGGCGACCTCGGACCGGGCGTCGGCGTAGAACGCCGTGTCGGCGATGACGATCGTCAATGCGGTCATCGTGCACACCACGATCGTGTCGACGAACGGCTCGAGAAGGGCCACGAAGCCCTCGCTGACCGGGTGCTTGGTCTTCACCGCGGCATGCGCGATCGGCGCAGATCCGACGCCGGCCTCGCTGGAGAACGCGGCGCGCTGGAAGCCGACGATCAGCACGCCGAGCACACCGCCGGCCACGCCCTCGGGGTTGAAGGCCCCACTCACGATCGTGCCGATCGCGCCAGGCACCTGCTCGAGGTTGCCGAAGATCACCAGGAGGCAGCCGAAGAGGTAGACGATCGCCATGAGCGGCACGAGCCTGCTGGTGACCGCGCCGATCGACTTGATCCCGCCGATGATCACCACCGCGATACCGGCTGCGAGCAGCAGACCGAAGAGCAGCGACGCTCCCGCCGAGCCGAGCGTCCTCGTGGACCTCGCGGTACTTGACCCCGAGGGTGCACTCGACGAACTTCACGCACATGCCGAGGAAGCCGGCCAGGATCATCCAGAACGTCGCGCCCGGTCCGCCGACGACGACCGCCGCACCGACGCCGGCGATGTTGCCCAGACCGACCGTGCCGGACAGAGCGGAGGACAGCGCCTGGAAGTGGGTGACCTCCCCGGGGTCCGAGCGCCGGGAGTAGCGCCCGCGCACCAGTGGGATCGCGGTCGACCAGCCGGTGAACTGGATGCCCCGCAGGTAGATCGAGAACACGATGCCCGCGATCACCACGTAGACGATGAGCAGCGGCACCTCGACCCCGAGGATCGTCGGAGCGTAGAAGACCACCGACCCCACGGCCTCGGCGAGCGGATCGAAGGCCTCGTCGATCGCCGTCTCGACCCGGCCCAACCATCCGTCCTGTGTCGCCATGCGTGCGCAGTTCCCCCGCGGTGACCTGCGGAAACCGCCCGCGCCGGCGGGCCCGCGTCGCGCCGGGTAGATTCCCCGAGCGTGAGACTCGTCGTTGCCCGCTGCCAGGTCGACTACGCCGGGCGGCTGACCGCACATCTGCCCATGGCCACCCGCGTGCTGATGATCAAGGCCGACGGGTCGGTGCTCGTGCACTCCGACGGGGGTTCCTACAAGCCGCTGAACTGGATGTCACCGCCGTGCACCTTCGCCGAGGAGGTCGACGACGAGGGCGTCGCGTCGTGGACGGTCACATCCAAGACCGGCGACACGCTGCGGATCCTCATCGAGGAGATCCAGCACGACTCCTCCCACGACCTCGGCATCGACCCCGGCCTGCAGAAGGACGGCGTGGAGAAGCACCTGCAGGAGCTGCTCGCGGAGCACCCCGCGACCCTGGCCGACGGCCTGCGGCTGGTCCGGCGCGAGTACCCCACCCCGATCGGGCCGGTCGACCTGCTGTGCCGCGACGCCGACGGCAACCGGGTGGCGGTGGAGATCAAGCGGCGCGGCGAGATCGACGGCGTGGAGCAGCTGACGCGCTACCTCGAGCTGCTGAACCGCGACCCGCTGCTCGCCCCGGTGCGCGGGATCTTCGCGGCTCAGCTGATCAAGCCGCAGGCCCGGACCCTGGCCGAGGACCGCGGCATCACCTGCGCGGTGGTGGACTACGACGCGCTGCGCGGGCTCGACGACCCGACCGACAGGTTGTTCTGAGCTGACGGCCCGAGCGGGAGGCGGACGCTGACCGTGGTGCCGTGCCCGACCTCGCTCTCCACGCTGATCGCACCCTCGTGCGCGTCGACGATCGCCTTGGCGATCGACAGTCCCAGGCCGGCGCCCTGCACGTGCTTCTCCACCGCATGCCGAGCGCGGTAGAGCCGCTCGAAGATCAGGGCGACCTCCTCCGCGGGCACGCCGACGCCGGTGTCGCGGATCTCCACGACGGCGTACGCCTCGTCCTCGCGCAGGGCGACGGTGATGACGCCGCCGCGCGGGGTGAACTTCACGGCGTTGGTGAGCAGGTTGTCGAGCACCTGACCCAGCCGCACGGCGTCACCGAAGATCGCGGTCGTCGATCCGGCGGCCTCGACCTCCATCACGACCGAGAGCCCCTGCGCCTCGGCGCGTGGACGCATCGCGCGGACCGCGTCGGTCGCCAGCCGCTCGATGTCGATCGGCTCGGCGTTGAGCACCATCCGGCCGCTGGTCATCGAGGCCAGGGTGAGCAGGTCGTCGACCAGGCAGAGCTCACGACGCGCATTGCGTTCGATCACCTCGAGCAGCTCGCGGGCCTCAGTGCTGAGGTGGCCCTCCCCCAGGTCGCTGAGCAGCTCGGTGTAGCCGATGATCGACGACAGCGGTGTGCGCAGCTCGTGGGAGACCGTGGCGATCAGCTCCTCGCGGATGCGGTCGGACTCCTCCTGCAGCCGCTTGCGCTCGCTCACGTCGCGGATGATCGCCGAGATCACCGTGCCTGCGTCGCTCGTGATCGGCGCGAGGCTGATCTCCACCGGGAACTCCGAGCCGTCCTTGCGCCGGGCATACAGGTCGCGCTCGGTGCCCATCATCGGTCGCAGGCGCGGTTTCGCCGCGTAGCCCGACCGCTGCCGAGCGTGCGCCCCGTGGAACCGCATCGGGACCAGGACCTCGACCGGCTGCCCGAGCAGCTCGCTGCGCTCGTAGCCGAAGAGGTTCTCGACCTGGCCGTTCACCAGCTTGATCACGCCGGACTGGTCGACGATGAGGAAGCCGTCAGGCGCCGCCTCCATCAGGCTGCGGAAGAACTGATCGTGCGCCTGCACTGGCACCTCCGTGACGGCATCGGGGACGGCATTGGGGACGGACACCGTCACCGTACGGGGCACGGGCCGCGCGCACTGCAAGGAACCGACAAGGTCTCGACAGTACGCGCGCTAGGGCGTGTCTGACAAAGATTGGGCGGTAGGTCTGGGAACGTTCGGGTCGTGTCGCGTTTCCAGATGCTCTCCGATGCCCAGTGGTCGTTGATCGAGGACCTGCTTCCGAAGCCGACGGGGCGCCAGGGCCGCCCGTTTGCTGATGCGCGCCAGGTCGTGGAGGGCATCATCTACCGCTACCGAACCGGGATCGCCTGGCGCGATTCGCCCGAGGTGTACGGGCCATGGCAGACGTTGTGGACCTGGCATCGACGGATGGCCGAGGACGGCACGTGGGACACCGTGCTGGACCGGTTGACCGCTGCGGCCGATGCTGCCGGGCTGGTCGATTGGTCGCTGTCGGTGGACTCCACGATCGCGCGTGCTCACCAGCACGCGACGAACACCACGCGCCTCACAGGGGGCTGGATCGAGTTACACGAATCCACCCGACCGGCTCGCGGAGCCGCCTGACCACGCGATCGGGCGTTCCCGCGGCGGGTTGTCGACCAAGATCCACTCCCTGGTCGAGGGCCACGGCCTACCGATGGTGGTGCTGCTCAGTCCCGGGCAGGCGGGCGATTCGCCGATGTTCGGGCCGTTGATGGCGCACCTGCGCGTCGCGCAGCCGGTCGGGCGAGCACGAACCAGACCCGACCTCGTGCGCGCGGACAAGGCCTACTCCTCACGCGCGATCCGCACTCATCTGCGCCAGCGCGGCATCCGCGCAGCCATCCCTGAGCCTTCCGACCAACAAGGACACCGCCGACGGCGAGGATCGCGCGGCGGACGACCGCCGGCTTTCGACGCCGAGATCTACAAGGGACGCAACGTCGTCGAGCGCCGCTTCTGCCACCTCAAGCAGTGGCGCGGACTCGCCACCCGCTACGACAAGCTCGCCATCACCTACCGCGCAGCCGCTGTCCTCAACGCCGTGATCGCCTGGACCCGACATTTGTCAGACATGCCCTAGGTGCTCAGGCGCCGGCGATCCGCGGCGAGGTGGGGTCGCCCCCGTCGCCGCCGTGCTCGCGGGCGACGTACTCCTCGATGTCCTCGATGTCGTCGCGGTTGCGCGTCACCACGGCGAGCAGGTCGCTCATCGTCGCGACCTCCTCGACCTGCTCCTTGATGAACCACGCCATGAACTGCTCGGAGGCGTAGTCGTGCTCCTCGCGCGCGATCCGCAGCAGTGCGTTGATCTGCTCGGTGACCCGCTTCTCCTGCTCCAAGGCGAGCGCGACGGGTGCGACCACGTCGGCGAACTGCGACTGGGGCGCCTCGGCACCGGGCAACGCGATCTCGGCGTCGGTGTCGAGGAGGTACTGCACCATCATCAACGCGTGGTCGCGCTCTTCGAGCGCCTGGCCGTAGAAGAACGCGGCCATCTGCGGCATGGTCAGCGCGTCGTAGTGGATCGCGCAGGCGAGGTACTGGTGGTGGGCGGCGAACTCGTGCCCGATCTGCTCGTTGAGCTGGGCGACGAAACGGGAGGCAGGCACCCGCCCACCTTACGGGTCACGCGACCTCGGAAAGCCCCTTCTTGGTGACCTTCTTGCCGTCGAGGCGCACGAGCTTGCGCTTCTTGACCGTGTAGCCCTCGGGCAGGGTGCCCTCTTTGAGCATGCGCAGCGGGCAGCGGCCGCACTTCGGCTTGGAGTCGCAGCACTCGCGCTTGGGAAGCTTGCGCGCGCCGTCCTTCTTCTTGCCCACGAGAGCAAGGTAGCACTAATGAAGGCGAGCCTTACCTGTGTTCTCGATCTCGGTTTCTGGTCGCCGCCTCGGAGCTGCCTCAGGCCAGTCCGTTGGCCTTGCGGATGACGTCGACGATGCCGTCCATGATCTCGGTCAGCCCGAAGTCCTTGGGCGTGTAGACGGCACCGACCCCCTGCTCGATGAGCGCGCGTGCGTCGGAGCCGGGGATGATCCCGCCCACGATCACCGGCACGTCACCGATGCCGGACTCCTGCATCCGCGCCAGCACGTCGGGGACGAGCTCCATGTGGCTGCCCGACAGGATCGAGAGCCCGACGCAGTGCACGTCCTCGGCCAGCGCCGCAGCGACGATCTGGTCGGGGGTGAGCCGGATGCCCTGGTAGATCACCTCGAAACCGGCGTCGCGCGCCCGGACGGCGACCTGCTCGGCGCCGTTGGAGTGCCCGTCCAGGCCGGGCTTGCCGACCAGGAGACGCAGGCGGCCGCCGAGCTCCTCACCCGTCGCGCGCACGCGCTCACGGACCGCCGTCAGCTCCGCACCGGCCTCGGCGACACCGACGGCACCGCTGACCCCGGTCGGGGCCCGGAACTCACCGAACACCTCGCGCAGGGTCCCGGCCCACTCCCCCGTCGTCGCGCCGGCGCGGGCCGCCGCCAGTGTGGCCTCCATCAGGTTGACGTCGGACTTGGCGTCCTCGGCCAGGCGCGCCAGCGCGGCGTCGACCTCGGCCTGGTCACGCTGGGCCTTCCACGCCCGGACGCTCTCGATCGCGGCCGCCTCCGCAGCCGGGTCGGCCGTCTGGATCGCGCCGTCGAGGTCGGCCGTGAGCGGGGAGGGCTCGGTGGTCTCGAACCTGTTGACGCCGACGATGATCTCGTCACCGGACTCGATCCGCGCGCGCCGGGCGGCGTGGGCGGAGACGAGGTTCTGCTTCATGTAGCCGGACTCGACCGCGGCGATCGCGCCACCCAGCGCGGCGACCCGGTCCATCTCCTCACGCGCGCCCGCGATCAGCTCGGCGACCTTGGCCTCGATCACGTGGCTGCCGGCGAAGATGTCGTCGTACTCCAGCAGGTCCGACTCGAAGGCCAGCACCTGCTGCAGCCGCAGCGACCATTGCTGGTCCCACGGCCGCGGCAGACCCAGCGCCTCGTTCCACGCGGGCAGCTGCA
The nucleotide sequence above comes from Nocardioides massiliensis. Encoded proteins:
- a CDS encoding protein meaA, translated to MSEQTPDSALPPADRPRPKDKPWVMRTYAGHSTAAASNALYRTNLAKGQTGLSVAFDLPTQTGYDPDSPLARGEVGKVGVPVPHLGEMRQLFEGIPLTEMNTSMTINATAMWLLAMYQVVAEEQNPELAPEEVAGQLAGTTQNDIIKEYLSRGTYVFPPEHSLRLTADTIAYTVNNVPKWNPINICSYHLQEAGATPTQELAYALSTAIAVLDAVRDTGQVSEDDFEKVVGRISFFVNAGVRFVEELCKMRAFVALWDEITRERYGVQDPKMRRFRYGVQVNSLGLTEAQPENNVQRIVLEMLGVTLSKDARARAVQLPAWNEALGLPRPWDQQWSLRLQQVLAFESDLLEYDDIFAGSHVIEAKVAELIAGAREEMDRVAALGGAIAAVESGYMKQNLVSAHAARRARIESGDEIIVGVNRFETTEPSPLTADLDGAIQTADPAAEAAAIESVRAWKAQRDQAEVDAALARLAEDAKSDVNLMEATLAAARAGATTGEWAGTLREVFGEFRAPTGVSGAVGVAEAGAELTAVRERVRATGEELGGRLRLLVGKPGLDGHSNGAEQVAVRARDAGFEVIYQGIRLTPDQIVAAALAEDVHCVGLSILSGSHMELVPDVLARMQESGIGDVPVIVGGIIPGSDARALIEQGVGAVYTPKDFGLTEIMDGIVDVIRKANGLA